A genomic segment from Nicotiana sylvestris chromosome 1, ASM39365v2, whole genome shotgun sequence encodes:
- the LOC104237731 gene encoding UDP-glycosyltransferase 75C1, which translates to MVQPHVLLVTFPAQGHINPCLQFAMRLIRMGIEVTFATSLFAHRRMAKTATSTLPKGLNFAPFSDGYDDGFKADEHDSQHYMSEIKSRGSETLKDIILKSSDEGRPVTSLVYSLLLPWAANVAREFHIPCALLWIQPATVLDIYYYYFNGYEDAIKCSTNDPNWCIQLPNLPLLKSQDLPSFLLSSSNNEGNYSFALPTFKEQLDTLDVEENPKVLVNTFDALEQEELKAIEKYNLIGIGPLIPSTFLDGKDPLDSSFGGDLFQKSNDYIEWLNSKANSSVVYISFGSLLNLSKDQKEEIAKGLIEIKRPFLWVIRDQENGKEEEKLSCMMELEKHGKIVPWCSQLEVLTHPSLGCFVSHCGWNSTLESLSSGVPVVAFPHWTDQGTNAKLIEDVWKTGVRLKKNEDGVVENEEIKRCIEMVMDGGEKGEEMRRNAQKWKELAREAVKEGGSSEMNLKAFVQEVGKGC; encoded by the coding sequence ATGGTGCAACCCCATGTCCTCTTAGTGACTTTTCCAGCACAAGGCCATATTAATCCATGTCTCCAATTTGCCATGAGGCTAATTAGAATGGGCATTGAGGTAACTTTTGCCACGAGCCTTTTCGCCCATCGTCGTATGGCAAAAACTGCAACTTCCACTCTACCCAAGGGCTTAAATTTTGCGCCATTCTCTGATGGGTACGACGATGGTTTCAAGGCGGATGAGCATGATTCTCAACATTATATGTCGGAGATAAAAAGTCGCGGTTCTGAAACCCTAAAAGATATCATTTTGAAGAGCTCAGACGAGGGACGTCCTGTGACATCCCTTGTCTATTCTCTTTTGCTTCCATGGGCTGCAAACGTGGCGCGTGAATTTCACATCCCGTGCGCGTTACTATGGATTCAACCAGCAACTGTGCTAGACATATATTATTATTACTTCAATGGCTATGAGGATGCTATAAAATGTAGCACCAATGATCCAAATTGGTGTATTCAATTGCCTAACCTTCCATTACTAAAAAGCCAAGATCTTCCTTCTTTTTTACTTTCTTCTAGTAATAATGAAGGAAATTATAGCTTTGCTCTACCAACATTTAAAGAGCAACTTGACACATTAGATGTTGAAGAAAATCCAAAAGTACTTGTGAACACATTTGATGCATTAGAGCAAGAGGAACTCAAAGCTATTGAAAAATACAATTTAATTGGGATTGGACCATTGATTCCTTCAACATTCTTGGATGGAAAAGACCCTTTGGATTCTTCCTTTGGTGGGGATCTTTTTCAAAAGTCTAATGACTATATTGAATGGTTGAACTCAAAGGCTAATTCATCTGTGGTTTATATCTCATTTGGGAGTCTCTTGAATTTATCAAAAGATCAAAAGGAGGAGATTGCAAAAGGGTTGATAGAGATTAAAAGGCCATTCTTGTGGGTAATAAGAGATCAAGAAAATGgtaaagaagaagagaaattaaGTTGCATGATGGAGTTGGAAAAGCATGGGAAAATAGTACCATGGTGTTCACAACTAGAAGTTTTAACACATCCGTCGTTAGGATGTTTCGTGTCACATTGTGGATGGAATTCGACTTTGGAAAGTTTATCGTCAGGTGTGCCTGTGGTGGCATTTCCTCATTGGACGGATCAAGGGACAAATGCTAAATTAATTGAAGATGTTTGGAAGACAGGTGTAAGGTTGAAAAAGAATGAAGATGGTGTGGTTGAGAATGAAGAGATAAAAAGATGCATAGAAATGGTAATGGATGGTGGAGAGAAAGGAGAAGAGATGAGAAGAAATGCTCAAAAATGGAAAGAATTGGCAAGGGAAGCTGTAAAAGAAGGTGGATCTTCAGAAATGAATCTAAAAGCTTTTGTTCAAGAAGTTGGCAAAGGTTGTTGA
- the LOC104237732 gene encoding uncharacterized protein: MKRKQGGSGRGSSIMEGQFTRSKSQIYMHCNRSGRVRVDSAKFKHSDHQLQQLDPPVKKLKRLIVQNLEGSLDLCEMSRTPVKDLRARRVFSSPSVVLENDDDLKKSESPLFEEKNEKKGDGKIGTESNGNRNGGVQKSNSAVSSSFRRKVFIAPSSFSYRRLLPYLTEAAREYTDVSETEIRDMESKSDSPTLSYQKPDLQSMASNGSTSEDKHVGANSDVSKLLRSVEGQQIEVNISCNPQDLNDVPGVLSQTRVDPQVFTKVGGLDPEALEECVQTTPPDADILCKADVSNLGASIEHTAEQTQNFFTGHPSGRRNGCIVKKSNSSPGRNGSASRNKLALNPCSRLKVFKAVNSVSYRRLLPFLMDVAKSDSGGASSENGHTKSQRDLECNQPLMSVSKEVPTNKEYSPMKDEIKEQEIKILESKCISANDVSDCLNTCLPMENLSSAAESFNEKPSSVFPDDIAYPQTLLNVEIRKSETECTDTSTTEKSEPECLNNEINNFNTGENCPGVTSSSNVSPETSTGEYKVDTTNLLPISLEDLLSEYGVEVPKVGPVSPEGDRMTLKVGCHEEASNLIEVIDSNCCDPTGTVGKELFLKMSEPEPITKESSCKVLLADSNEESSAVEAVALIKASPFTEPSDLSEYSNDGLPKTLCKESIQEISESEPIGCRRDCIGVGDAPNKNGCPEPAICHQKLAPNESSYDLVTRPYLLNKGILKRNPRGCRGLCNCLNCASFRLHAERAFEFSTNQMQDSEEVALGLMKELADMRIFLEKHLSSENDLAPIPLSQLEVEEACMKALEAEQLAKERLSQMNNELHYHCSVPPLYRPRVTFASNIEEKAVRKIESFSSKSEKEDIKARAKRGRKKHQ, translated from the exons atgaaaagaaagcaAGGCGGAAGCGGAAGAGGAAGTTCCATCATGGAAGGCCAATTTACACGGAGCAAATCTCAGATCTACATGCATTGTAACAGATCGGGTAGAGTTCGGGTCGATTCGGCCAAATTCAAGCATTCCGATCACCAGCTCCAGCAACTGGATCCACCTGTGAAGAAACTCAAAAGGCTAATCGTACAGAATCTAGAAGGTTCTTTGGATCTGTGTGAAATGTCTCGTACGCCAGTCAAGGATCTCCGTGCTCGAAGAGTGTTTTCTTCACCTTCAGTTGTTTTAGAAAATGATGATGATTTGAAGAAAAGCGAATCGCCGTTATTCGAggagaaaaatgagaaaaagggAGATGGTAAAATTGGAACTGAGAGTAATGGAAATAGGAATGGAGGTGTTCAGAAGAGTAACTCA GCTGTGAGTTCGAGCTTTCGGAGGAAGGTGTTCATAGCTCCAAGCTCATTTAGCTACAGAAGATTGCTACCATATTTGACGGAAGCTGCAAGAGAGTACACTG ATGTTTCAGAAACTGAGATACGTGATATGGAATCCAAGTCCGACAGTCCAACTTTGAGTTATCAGAAACCTGATCTGCAATCAATGGCTAGTAATGGTTCTACTTCTGAAGATAAACATGTTGGTGCTAATTCTGATGTCAGTAAATTGCTAAGGAGTGTTGAAGGTCAGCAGATTGAGGTCAATATATCATGCAACCCGCAGGACCTCAATGATGTCCCTGGTGTCTTGAGCCAGACTCGAGTAGATCCTCAAGTGTTTACCAAGGTGGGAGGACTTGATCCTGAGGCATTGGAAGAATGTGTCCAGACGACACCACCAGATGCTGACATTTTATGTAAAGCAGATGTGAGCAACTTGGGAGCCAGCATAGAACATACTGCGGAGCAGACACAGAATTTTTTTACTGGTCATCCATCAGGTAGAAGAAATGGCTGCATTGTAAAGAAGTCTAATTCGAGCCCTGGGAGAAATGGCAGTGCTTCGAGGAACAAATTG GCTCTAAATCCTTGCTCTAGGCTGAAGGTGTTCAAAGCTGTAAATTCTGTTAGTTACAGAAGACTGCTCCCGTTTCTGATGGATGTTGCAAAAAGTGATTCCG GAGGTGCTTCAAGTGAAAATGGACATACTAAATCTCAGAGGGACTTGGAGTGCAATCAACCTTTGATGTCCGTGAGTAAAGAAGTTCCTACGAATAAAGAATATTCTCCTATGAAAGATGAAATTAAAGAACAAGAGATAAAGATATTGGAATCCAAGTGCATCTCAGCCAATGATGTGAGTGACTGCTTAAATACTTGTCTCCCCATGGAAAATCTAAGTTCTGCTGCGGAATCATTCAATGAGAAGCCAAGTTCAGTGTTTCCTGATGACATTGCCTATCCACAGACTTTACTTAACGTGGAaatcagaaaatcagaaacagagTGTACTGATACAAGTACTACAGAAAAGTCAGAACCAGAATGTCTCAATAATGAGATCAATAATTTTAATACTGGAGAAAATTGTCCAGGAGTAACATCAAGCTCCAATGTAAGTCCTGAAACTTCAACTGGAGAATATAAAGTAGATACCACAAACCTTTTGCCTATCAGTCTTGAAGATTTGTTAAGTGAATATGGGGTAGAAGTTCCAAAAGTTGGGCCTGTTAGTCCTGAAGGTGATCGCATGACTTTGAAGGTAGGTTGTCATGAAGAAGCTAGCAATTTGATTGAAGTAATAGATTCAAATTGCTGTGACCCGACTGGCACTGTAGGAAAAGAGCTTTTCCTCAAGATGTCAGAACCTGAGCCTATCACTAAAGAAAGCAGCTGCAAGGTTTTGTTGGCAGATAGCAATGAAGAGAGTAGTGCGGTTGAAGCAGTTGCTTTGATCAAAGCATCTCCTTTCACTGAACCATCAGATCTCTCAGAATATAGTAATGATGGTCTCCCCAAAACCTTATGCAAGGAGTCCATACAAGAAATCTCAGAATCTGAGCCTATTGGTTGTCGACGAGACTGCATAGGTGTTGGTGATGCTCCAAACAAAAATGGATGCCCTGAACCAGCTATTTGTCATCAGAAATTAGCTCCGAATGAATCATCATATGATTTGGTTACTCGTCCTTATCTTCTTAACAAAGGGATATTAAAGAGAAATCCTAGGGGATGTAGAGGTCTGTGTAATTGTCTGAATTGTGCATCATTTCGCCTGCATGCTGAGAGAGCATTTGAATTTTCTACAAATCAGATGCAAGATTCTGAAGAAGTTGCTCTGGGATTGATGAAGGAGTTGGCTGATATGCGTATTTTCTTGGAGAAACACCTTTCTAGTGAAAACGACCTTGCTCCTATACCACTTTCTCAG CTTGAGGTTGAAGAAGCATGTATGAAAGCATTGGAAGCAGAACAACTAGCAAAAGAACGCCTTAGCCAAATGAATAACGAGCTCCACTATCACTGCAGCGTCCCG CCCTTGTACCGGCCAAGAGTGACATTTGCCAGTAATATAGAAGAAAAAGCTGTTCGAAAGATAGAATCATtcagttcaaaatctgagaaagaAGATATCAAAGCAAGGGCAAAGCGAGGCCGAAAGAAGCATCAGTGA